Below is a genomic region from Isosphaeraceae bacterium EP7.
CGCGATTCCGTGGGCGAATAGGGCGATGGTGGCGGCGAGTTGAGTGAGCGGTTTGCGTCTAGCTCGCCGACGCTGCGGCCGCCACCCCGGGCAACGTCCCGAAATCTGGGTGATCCGCCGCATGCCGCGGGACGTGCCTCCAGACGACCTTGGCCCCATCCAGCACCAGGAACGCCGGCATCTGCATCACATCCCCGATCGGCTTGCTCCCCAGGTGCCCCTTGGCGATCGCCCGTATCCCGCACGCCCAGACCTTGGGCCCGAGCAACTGACCGAGCCCCGCCCTGGGCACGTCGAACGCCCGATACAGCCGCTGCTCCGGGTCCGAGACCACCCGAGCCCCCGGCCAGAGCCCTTCCGCGAACGATTCCACCTCTGCCGGGTTTCCCATCGCCACGAACAAAACCGGAGGGAACCCAGCGTCCCCCTCGGCCCGTCCCTTCAAATCCGTCAGCAGCTCCCGGCTGAACGGGCACCCCAGGTGCCGCAAGAACACGACGAGAGTAGGCCGGCCATCGAGTTGATCCCCGAGCGAGCCCGGCCGCAGATTCACCCCGTCGACGGTGGTTTCAAGCGTGGTTGCAAGAGTCGTCATGCGTGGACCTCCATGAAGAGCTTACCAAAAAAACAGGGGGGGCGTGCAGGTGCGAGGACGCCTCGATGTCCACCCATGCGATTCGATCCGAGTCGACATTGTGGTCGCACGCGTCAGAGGATGCCAGGATGCGTGGGTTCCGCTAAATCCAGCATGCTATGCGTGGGTTCCGCTAAATCCAGCATGCCTTGAGAATTAACTCTAAAGATTCGCATCCATGGAATCGACGTGGTTTATGTAAGGTAAGAATATAACAAAATAGGATTGGTGGAGAATTGACGTGGGTAATGTGGCTCAATAGGATGTGGCGACTCTGCGGATGATGTCGATTGTGGCGCAATCGGGACGCTGGCGGCGATCACACCAACGGCGTGGTCTGCGGGGGATGCGCTGCGCACCGAGATCTGGGGATGTGTCGCACGTCTTACGAGTCAAGCTGCTGGAGAATCATCATGAAGCGATTCGGTTTAGGAATGGCCGGGCTGCTCGCTGCATTGCTGCTCGCCGGTACCGCACGCGAAGCCAAGGCGCAGAATTTCTTCGGCTCGGCATTGGTGAGCATGCAAGCTCCCGCACAGGCCAGCCCCCAGACTGAGGCCTGCTATCCGGCGGGATGCCATCCCCCGGCCTGCCTGCCGACCTTACCCGACCCCTCTCCCAATGCGATCGTCCCCCACCCCCATCCCGGGACGCCCGGCTCCAGCGACCAGCACTGCATCGTCATCGTGAACGGCTGCCCGGTGGTGGATAAGACGTATTGCGTGAACAAGTTCTACTACGTCTACTACAAGATCAAGAACGTTGACGTCAAGTACGACAAGATCGACGTGAAGTACTATCCCCTGCCCAAGGTCTGCTCCGTCGATCATCCCTGCCCCCCCTGCGTCGCCGCGGGCGGTTACGGCAAGGCGGATCATGCCGGCACGATCAAGGACGAGTCGGAGCTGGCCGCGATCCAGCAGACACTCCCGAGCCCGTCGGCCACCCCGGCGCCCGCCACCTCGGACCCGGCCGCGACTCTGGCCCCCGCGCCCCAGCCTCCCGTCGTGCAGGAGCCCGCCGCCGCCGCCACGCCGACGGCCGCCGCCTCGCCCGCCAAGCAGTGGATCTGGCTCTCGGCCGAAGGTGTCTACGGCTACGGCTACCAGCGCACCGACGGCTATTGGGAGATCGACGCCGGCAGCAGGTCGGCGACCTTGCCCCAGGCGACCACCGTCGCCGCTAACAAGTAATCGTCCACGCACGGCCCGGGCGGGCGATCCTCGCTCGGGCCGACTCCGGCGAGCGTCGAGAGGGACTCGCATGAAGCGGCACGAAAACGCGCCCATCCCCTGTCCCATCGACGGAACGCACGCCGCCCCGCGAGTCGAGGGTGCCTGGTCGCGTCCCTCGATGGCCGCGGCCTCGGCGTTGATCGCCTTCCATTTCCTGGCCCTCCTCTCCGCCGAGCTGGCACCACCCCCATCGTCCTCGCTCGTCCGGGCCATCAACGACCGCTTCCGCCCTTATCTCAACCCGATCCACAGCAACTATGCGCACCGATTCTACTCGCATCTTGACCCTTCGGGTGACCTGGGCGACTCCTCTCGCTGGTCGACCCCCATCATCATCGCCGAACTGGAGGGGGGAAAACTGACCGAGCCGACGACCCTCCGGTTCCCCGAGCCCGGCGCATGGCCGCACCTGAAGCTCCAGCGCCAGCTCGCATTGGCCTTCCATCTCGCGGCCGAGCCACGCTGGGGGGCATCCTACGCGCGGCACCTCTGCTCCTCGACCGGTTGCCGCCGGGTTCGCCTCTCCATCCGCGAGCACTCCATCCCGGGGCTTGCCACCGCTCGTGCTGCGGCCATGGAACATCGGCGTATCGCGGCCGACGACCCCTCCAACTTCTCTGAACCCAGGCTCATCGGGGACTTTCGGTGGGGAGAATTCTGAGCGACATCGGCTGCAACGTCGGCGCTCTCGCCGAGCGCCTGGCGCGAGCCTGGGCCCGTTTCTTCTTCAGCCCGGCCGACCCGACCTCGCTCGGGCTCATCCGCATCCTGGCCGGCTCGCTGTTGACCTGGCAGATGGCCGTCGTCGGTCTCGACCTGAATGAGTCGCTCGGGTCGACGGGCTGGGTCGATCCTGGCGCCTCGGCGGAATATCTCCGAGCGATGACCCCGGGAGCATGGACCTTCTGGCCCCATGTCCCCGACCGCCTCCTCGGGCCCGCCTGGGCCGCATGCATGCTGATCTGCGTCGCCTTCACGGTCGGCTACCGAGCCCGCTACGCCGCGCCGCTCGCCTGGGCCGTCGCGGTCTCCACGGCCAACCGATCCCCGGCCCTGACATTCGGATTCGACCAGATTCTGGCCACCCTCCTCCTCTACCTCGCGGCGACCGGTGCGAGCGGTCAGGCCCTCTCTCTCGACTCGCATCGGGCCACGAGACGGGCGACCCGACCGACCGGCCCATCAATAAACGCGACTGCACGTTTCGACTCGTGTCGGCCTACCGTCTCCGCGAACCTATCGCTCCGAATGATCCAGCTCCACCTCGCGTTAATTTATTTGGTGTCCGGACTGTACAAGTTGCCGAGCCCTGAATGGCGGGATGGCTCGGCGATGGAGATGATCGTCCTGACGCCCGAGTTCGGGTTCTTCGACCTCTCCTGGCTGCTCGCCTACCCCACCTTGCTCCACCTCGCCGCCCAGTCCAGCGTCGTCCTCGAACTGTCTTACCCGTTCCTCATCTTCGTCCGGCGCTTGCGTTACCCGACTCTCGCCGGAATCGTGCTGCTGCATCTGGGAATCATCGCAACCCTCGGCCTCGTCGAGTTCGGCCTGACCATGATCGTCGCCAACCTCGCGTTCATCCCGGGTGGATCCCTGCGAGCCTTGTTCTCCGAACGGTGGCAAGGCTCCCGAATGCGGGGCATCGCAGGGGCCAACTCATCCTCGAGTCGCGAACGAACTCGGGCCTCCGCCCGAGCGTCATGAGCGAGAGATCCTCCGGCGAGCCTCGACCGAGATAGCAAGGTTGACCGATCTTCCCGCCGGCTCTGCGTGCAGCGGCGTGCCATTGAGCGCTCGCCCTTTGATCGCGACTCGGCTCACGCCCGGGGCCGAATCACCCTGCAAGCAGCGGCCCACGATGCGGCCGACCTTCGTGGCGTTCCCACTCCCGCCTGACCCGGGAGAGGCCGAAGGCGCAGAGTTCGAATTCGTCGCTGAGGCGTCTGAGGACGGGGGCACGCTCTCCGTCGAGGGTGCTGGCGACGTAGTAGGAATGCTTGCCCTGGCGCTGGAAGTTGATCAGGCCGTCGACCGACCCGGGGGGTCTCTTGCGGGCGAGGGCCTCGGGGTAGACCCCGGTCCAGAAGAGGGCGTAGTCGCCGACGTGCTGGTGGCACTCGCGGCGGCGGTCGAGGTCGTCGGTGGACTCGGCCTCGAGCAGCATGTGGGCGACTTCGGTCAGGCGGGTGCCGCTGGCGTCGCGGATCGACCAGAGGGCGGAGGCGGCGACGAATCGGGCGAGGAGGCCGGAGACGTAGCCCACGAGGCCGGGGTCGCCGATGCCCAGCTCGTCGAGGAAGGTGGACTCGGTCAGTCCCCGGAACATCCGGTGGAGGGAATGGGATTCCGGCAGGCCCATGGCGACATCCATGTCGGGCGCTCCTGTCCCGGGCGGCCGCGGAGTGGTCGGGGTCTTCAGGCCAGGATGCTCGTTCAGCCTCGGCAGCGTCGCCCAGGGCAAATTACTCCGGGACTCACCCCCGAGCAAGCCGAAAATGGCCGGACTTCGATCGATCGGCGAGGCCGGACGACCCAAGCATGATGGCGCCGGGGGCGGGCGCTCCCTTGAAGTTAAGGCGAAAACACGACACACTCTAATGATAGACGAACAGAGACAAGAGCGCCCGGGTCACGCCCTCGGAGCGCGAGCGATGTCGACGAGCTCACGTCCCGCCCGGTGCGGACGGCGCCGCGACCGACGTGCAGCCCCGGGACGGTCCGGGGCGATGCGTCGCAAGGTGGCGGGAGGACGGTCGTTTGCGAATCACGTTCCATGGGGCGGCTCAGCAGGTCACGGGTAGCGCTCATCTCCTCGAATTCGGCGACAAGAAGGTCCTGCTCGACTGCGGCCTGTTCGATTCCAACCGGATGGAGATGGACAGTCCCAACCGGCGGTTCACCTTCGATCCCCGTGAAATCGACGCCCTGGTCATCTCGCACGCCCACAATGACCACATCGGCCGGGTCCCGCTGCTCGTCCGCGAAGGCTTCCGCGGCCCCATCTACGTCCACCCCGCCACCGCCGACATTACCAGCGTGATGCTCCGCGACAGCGCCCGGATCCAGCGCGAGGACGCGCGAGGCGGCGGACCCCGCGACAAGGCGCCCGCCGAGCCCCTCTTCGAGATCCACGACGTCGAGTCGGTCGTCGACCAGTTCCAGAGGATCCCCTACGAGACGACCATCGAGCTCTTCGACGGCGTGAACCTGACCCTCCACGACGCCGGCCACATCCTCGGCTCGTCGATGGTGCAGCTCGACTACCGCGAGCACGGCCGCGACCGGAGGTTCCTCTTCACCGGCGACCTAGGCCGCCGCAACACCGGCTTGCTGCCCGACCCGACGATCGTTAAAGACGTCGATATCCTTGTAGCCGAGAGCACTTACGGCCACAAAGAGCTCGATCCCAACGACAAGTTGATGAAGCAGCTGCACGCCATCGTGGCCCGCGCCACCAGGCTCGGCGGCAAGGTGATCATCCCCGCCTTCAGCCTGGGCCGGACCCAGCAGATGGCCTACTGCTTCCAGGAACTGTTCACCAACCACAACGTCCGGCCGATCCCGGTCTTCGTCGACAGCCCGCTCGCCTCCAGGCTCACCGACATCCACCGCGAGCACCCCGAGTCGTACACCCCCGAGGCCAGGGCCCTGATGGACCCCGACCCGATGTACTTCGGGTCCAAGTACGTCGAGTTCTGCCAGTCGTGGGACGACTCACGCCGCCTGAACTACCAGACGGGCCCGATGGTCGTCATCGCCTCGTCGGGCATGTGCGAGGCCGGCCGGATCCGCCACCACCTGCGCCACGCCGTGACCGACCCCGACAACGCGATCGTCATCGTCAGCTATCAGGCCGACAAGACTCTCGGCCGCCAGCTCGCCGACGGCGTCGAGCGCATCACGATCATGGACCAGTGGCTCGACCTGAACGCCGCCGTTTACGTCCTGGACGGCTTCTCAGGCCACGCCGACCGCAATGACCTGGCCTGGTGGTTCGCCCAGACCGG
It encodes:
- a CDS encoding SelL-related redox protein, encoding MTTLATTLETTVDGVNLRPGSLGDQLDGRPTLVVFLRHLGCPFSRELLTDLKGRAEGDAGFPPVLFVAMGNPAEVESFAEGLWPGARVVSDPEQRLYRAFDVPRAGLGQLLGPKVWACGIRAIAKGHLGSKPIGDVMQMPAFLVLDGAKVVWRHVPRHAADHPDFGTLPGVAAAASAS
- a CDS encoding HTTM domain-containing protein; translation: MGRILSDIGCNVGALAERLARAWARFFFSPADPTSLGLIRILAGSLLTWQMAVVGLDLNESLGSTGWVDPGASAEYLRAMTPGAWTFWPHVPDRLLGPAWAACMLICVAFTVGYRARYAAPLAWAVAVSTANRSPALTFGFDQILATLLLYLAATGASGQALSLDSHRATRRATRPTGPSINATARFDSCRPTVSANLSLRMIQLHLALIYLVSGLYKLPSPEWRDGSAMEMIVLTPEFGFFDLSWLLAYPTLLHLAAQSSVVLELSYPFLIFVRRLRYPTLAGIVLLHLGIIATLGLVEFGLTMIVANLAFIPGGSLRALFSERWQGSRMRGIAGANSSSSRERTRASARAS
- a CDS encoding MBL fold metallo-hydrolase, whose product is MRITFHGAAQQVTGSAHLLEFGDKKVLLDCGLFDSNRMEMDSPNRRFTFDPREIDALVISHAHNDHIGRVPLLVREGFRGPIYVHPATADITSVMLRDSARIQREDARGGGPRDKAPAEPLFEIHDVESVVDQFQRIPYETTIELFDGVNLTLHDAGHILGSSMVQLDYREHGRDRRFLFTGDLGRRNTGLLPDPTIVKDVDILVAESTYGHKELDPNDKLMKQLHAIVARATRLGGKVIIPAFSLGRTQQMAYCFQELFTNHNVRPIPVFVDSPLASRLTDIHREHPESYTPEARALMDPDPMYFGSKYVEFCQSWDDSRRLNYQTGPMVVIASSGMCEAGRIRHHLRHAVTDPDNAIVIVSYQADKTLGRQLADGVERITIMDQWLDLNAAVYVLDGFSGHADRNDLAWWFAQTGGHIEKAFLVHGETQALEALKPVLQTQVDSEVIVPSLLDSFEV